The genomic interval AGGGGATAGGGGGATTAGGGTTGCTGCGAGTTCCTTGCGCCAAACCCAATCGTGTTGTCCCTTTTCCTCTATCCTATATCCTTCGATCTCCCCTTACGCGATTTTTCCGCCAATGGGCAATTTCCGCACCCGCTTGCCGCAAGCCGCAAAGATGGCATTGGCGATCGCCGGTCCCGCTGGAGGGAACCCGGGTTCTCCCAGACCGCTCGGCGAAGCGTCAGGTCGCTCGACAAAGTGCGTCTCGATCACAGGCGCGTCCGGCATGCGAGCCCAACCGAACTCGCCGAACGTCTGCTCGTAGACGCCGCCACCGTCAATGGTGATCTGGGAGTAGAACATGGTTGCGATTCCGTCCACCACAGCGCCTTCGATCTGGGCACGAGCGCCAAGCGGATTGACCACCAGGCCGCAGTCCACAGCTGACACGATTCGGTGCACCTTGGGCACGCCGTTCTTGACCTCGACTTCAGCCACGTGAGCCACGCTCGAGCCGAAGCTGGAATAACAGGCGATGCCTCGGCCCCAACCTGAAGGCAAGGGCTTGCCCCATCCGGCCTTTTCTGCGGCGACCCGGACGCATTC from Armatimonadota bacterium carries:
- a CDS encoding xanthine dehydrogenase family protein molybdopterin-binding subunit codes for the protein SPDKVRFHLPLMGGAFGRRFSSEYIAEAIAISKQIGSPVQVLWTRDDDLRHDFYRPMTYHAMKGAVNGSSIVAYYHQCLRAGGGGRGGANWGRGQVGYGIANTGSMNGGVPSVVPTGPWRSVDATFMGYVTECFFDELCAAAKLDPYQARMDLLQNGTLKECVRVAAEKAGWGKPLPSGWGRGIACYSSFGSSVAHVAEVEVKNGVPKVHRIVSAVDCGLVVNPLGARAQIEGAVVDGIATMFYSQITIDGGGVYEQTFGEFGWARMPDAPVIETHFVERPDASPSGLGEPGFPPAGPAIANAIFAACGKRVRKLPIGGKIA